From the Bacteroidia bacterium genome, one window contains:
- a CDS encoding MarR family transcriptional regulator, with protein MHTTHKYGSKADKALNLWIKLARAYSVFNKASVHDIRGFGLTQPQFGALECLGHLGPMTIGELSRKMLVSGGNMTCVVDNLEKEGLVQRSTDMSDRRSVIVELTEKGIRTFEEIFPRHAEFVADVAAVLNEEEQEQLALLLKKLGTNIHY; from the coding sequence ATGCATACCACGCATAAATATGGCTCGAAGGCGGATAAAGCGCTGAATCTCTGGATAAAGCTCGCGCGGGCCTACTCCGTTTTCAATAAGGCGAGCGTGCACGACATCCGCGGCTTCGGTCTGACGCAACCGCAATTCGGCGCACTGGAATGCCTCGGGCATCTGGGACCGATGACTATCGGTGAGCTGTCTCGCAAAATGCTCGTCAGCGGCGGTAATATGACCTGCGTCGTTGATAACCTGGAAAAGGAAGGCCTGGTACAGCGATCTACCGATATGTCCGACAGGCGTTCCGTCATCGTCGAATTGACCGAGAAAGGAATACGCACTTTTGAGGAAATATTTCCCCGACATGCGGAATTCGTCGCGGACGTCGCGGCCGTGCTCAACGAGGAAGAACAGGAACAACTCGCTCTCTTGCTGAAAAAGCTCGGTACGAACATTCATTACTGA
- a CDS encoding pirin family protein: MVTYRPAAERGLTRSNWLRSYHSFSFNTYFDPRHMQFGPLRVLNDDYVDAGAGFPMHAHRDMEILTWVVEGTLEHRDSTGGQGIIRPGELQRMTAGRGVRHSEFNHSQDESLRLLQIWILPDENGLDASYEQQSFDPSLWHNSFYELASGAGGEGSITINQDVRMFIVQLDQGIEASRGLSQERGAYVFTIDGSLTVNGQPVTTGDAVMLEREREIRIQSETGGSVLLFDLPL, from the coding sequence ATGGTGACTTACAGACCGGCAGCGGAACGGGGACTCACACGAAGCAACTGGCTCCGAAGCTATCACAGTTTTTCCTTCAACACGTATTTCGATCCGAGACATATGCAATTCGGCCCTTTGCGCGTCCTCAACGACGACTACGTGGACGCGGGCGCAGGTTTCCCCATGCATGCGCATCGGGACATGGAAATCCTTACCTGGGTGGTGGAGGGTACTCTGGAACATCGGGACAGCACAGGCGGTCAGGGCATCATCCGTCCCGGCGAATTGCAGCGCATGACAGCCGGCAGAGGTGTGCGCCATTCGGAATTCAATCATTCGCAGGATGAAAGTCTGCGACTTCTGCAAATCTGGATCTTGCCGGATGAGAACGGTCTCGACGCAAGCTACGAGCAACAGAGCTTCGACCCATCCTTGTGGCACAACAGCTTCTATGAGCTCGCTTCAGGTGCCGGCGGCGAGGGCAGCATTACCATCAATCAGGACGTGCGCATGTTCATCGTACAGCTCGATCAGGGAATCGAGGCAAGCAGGGGATTGTCACAAGAACGGGGTGCATACGTCTTCACCATCGATGGTTCACTGACGGTCAACGGTCAGCCTGTCACCACGGGGGATGCGGTCATGCTCGAACGGGAACGCGAAATTCGCATACAATCCGAGACCGGTGGAAGCGTGCTGCTGTTTGATCTTCCGTTGTAG